The Pseudomonas sp. HOU2 DNA window CGCCGCCGATCACCGCCACGCGCTTGCCTTTGAACAGTGGGCCGTCGCAGTGCGGGCAGTACGCCACGCCCTTGTTGCGGTATTCCTGCTCACCCGGCACGTTCATTTCCCGCCAGCGTGCGCCGGTCGCCAGGATCACGCTCTTGGCTTTCAGGGTCGCACCGCTGGCGAAGTGGACTTCGTGCAGCTCGCCGTTCTTGCCGGGAATCAGCTTGTCGGCGCGTTGCAGGTTCATGATGTCGACGTCGTACTGCTTGACGTGTTCTTCCAGCGCCGTCGCCAGTTTCGGGCCTTCGGTTTCCTGCACGGAAATGAAGTTCTCGATGGCCATGGTGTCGAGCACCTGACCGCCGAAGCGCTCAGCCGCCACACCGGTGCGGATGCCTTTACGGGCGGCATAGATAGCGGCCGAAGCACCGGCCGGGCCACCACCAACTACCAGCACATCGAAGGCTTCTTTCGCGCTGATTTTCTCGGCCTGACGCTCGATGGCGCCGGTGTCGAGTTTGGCGAGGATTTCTTCCAGGCCCATGCGGCCCTGGCCAAAATTTTCACCGTTGAGGTAGATGCTCGGCACGGCCATGATCTTGCGATCGTTGACTTCGTCCTGGAACAACGCGCCGTCGATGGCGACGTGACGGATGTTCGGGTTCAGCACGGCCATCAGGTTCAGCGCCTGGACCACGTCCGGGCAGTTCTGGCACGACAGCGAGAAGTAGGTTTCGAAGCTGAACTCCCCCTTGAGCGAGCGGATCTGTTCGATCACGTCGGCACTGGCTTTCGATGGGTGGCCGCCGACTTGCAACAGGGCCAGCACCAGCGATGTGAATTCATGGCCCATCGGGATGCCGGCGAAACGCAGGCTGATCTCGGCACCCGGGCGATTGATCGAGAACGACGGCTTGCGGGCATCGGTGCCGCTGTCGATCAGAGTAATCTGGCTCGAAAGACTGGCAACGTCTTTCAGCAGGTCAAGCATTTCCCGGGATTTCGCACCGTCGTCGAGGGAAGCAACGATCTCGATCGGCTGGGTGACCCGTTCCAGGTACGATTTCAACTGGGCTTTAAGATTGGCGTCCAACATACGGGCGATCTCCTGTGTCTTTATTCGAGGCGAAAAAAAGCCCGAGCGAATCTCGCCCGGGCTTTTTCAATGGGCGGTGCAGCTTACTGAAGTAGGTGCGGAGTCCCGCCCTGTGTTGCGTGTCTCACAGACTCAGATCTTGCCGACCAGGTCCAGGGACGGAGCCAGAGTGGCCTCGCCTTCTTTCCATTTGGCCGGGCAAACTTCGCCTGGGTGAGCAGCAACGTACTGAGCAGCCTTGATCTTGCGCAGCAGCTCGGAAGCGTCACGGCCAACGCCGCCATCGTTCAGTTCAACGATTTTGATCTGGCCTTCAGGGTTGATCACGAAGGTGCCACGGTCAGCCAGACCAGCTTCTTCGATCAGCACGTCGAAGTTACGGGAGATGACGTGGGTCGGGTCGCCGATCATGGTGTATTCGATTTTGCCGATGGCTGGCGAAGTGTTGTGCCAGGCAGCGTGGGCAAAGTGGGTGTCGGTCGAAACGCTGTAGATTTCCACGCCCAGTTTCTGGAACGCAGCGTAGTTGTCGGCCAGGTCTTCCAGCTCGGTTGGGCAAACAAAGGTGAAGTCGGCTGGGTAGAAGAACACTACGGACCATTTGCCTTTCAGGTCAGCGTCCGAGACTTGTACGAAGTCGCCGTTTTTGAACGCGGTAGCTTTGAACGGTTTTACTTGGCTGTTGATGATAGGCATTGATGACTCTCCGTCAGGGTTGTGAATTCGATGGGTGAATCCTACCCACTCACTCGACGGATGGCTCATTGGCAAACCTGATGCTGCTGATTTGTTTTCGCTATTAGCAGACTGTATTAATAGAAGAAAACCATATCTACGACGAAGCCGGCTTATCCGTAATCCGCGCCATCCCGTGAAAGGGGCTGGCTTCAACATAGCGCATGGCTGACTTCATATCCTTCCAGCCGACGTAACTCATCAGCGATTTCAGATCCCAACCGCTTTGATGCGCCCACGTAGCGAAGCCGCGGCGCAGGGAATGACTGGTGTAACGCTCGGCCGGGATGCCGGCGCGCTCCAGCGCCTGACGCAGCAGCGGAATGATGCTGTTGGCGTGCAAGCCCTCATCGCTCAGATGACCCCAGCGGTCAACGCCGCGAAATACCGGCCCGCGTACCAGCGCCGCCTCGGTGATCCAGTCGATATAAGCCTGCACCGGGCACAGCTTGAGCAACGCCGGCGCCTGATAAGTCTGCCCGAGGTTGTCGCGGTCGCCCTTGCTGCGCGGCAGGTACAGGGTGATGCCGCTGCCGGCGTGCGCCTGCACATGCTCGATCTGCAGGCGGCACAACTCATCACTGCGAAAGCCGCGCCAGAAGCCCAGCAGAATCAGCGCCCGATCGCGACAGGCCTTGAGCAACTGCGGACGATCCTGATTCTGCCTGGCGCTACTGGCTTCCTGTTCAAGCCAGTCGACCACTTGCTGCAGATCGTGCAGTTGCAATGGTTCGGCCTGTTTTTCCTGCGCCGGATGCAGTGCGCGAATGCCCTTGAACACTTTGCGCACCACCGGGGCCTTGGTCGGATCGGCAAAACCCTGACTGTTGTGCCATTGCGCCAGCGCTGACAGCCGCAGTTTCAGCGTATTGATCGACAGCACGCCAGCATGCTCGACCAGGTACCGCGCCACGCTGTCGGCGGTCGCCGGCAGGAAGCCGCCCCATTTCACTTCGAAATGTTCGATCGCCGAGCGATAGCTGCGGCGGGTGTTGTCACGGGTGGCGGCTTGCAGATAGCGATCGATCTCGCTCATGGGCAGTGTTCTCGCAGGCGTACTGATTGCTGGATGAAAAAACCGATTCAGGGGGCTGACATTGGGTAATACCAGTATATCCCGCCTGTGATTAATCAAGCATTTAACTTTATATTGAGCATGGTACACTGCGTACTTTGGTGGCATGTACCACAGTACGTAATGGTAGGAGTTCACATGGCCCGTGGTGGCGTAAACAAAGCAGTGGTGCAGATCGCGCGCACAGCGATTCTGGCCCGGGGCGAACACCCCAGCATCGATGCAGTACGCATCGAACTGGGCAACACCGGTTCGAAAACCACGATCCATCGCTATCTAAAAGAGCTGGATGACGGCAGCCAACCGGTCGAAACGTCCGCAGAGCCGATCAATGATGAGCTGACCGCACTGGTCTCGCGTCTCGCCCAGCGCCTGAAAGAGCAGGCGCAAGAGCCGATCGAACAGGCTCGCGAGCAGTTCGAAGAGCAGCGCGAAACCCTGGAGTCGGAGCTCAAACAGGTACGCCAGGCACTCGAGCAACTGGAGCAACAGCACGACATCCAAGGCGCGGCACTGGCCCGCGAGTCCGAGGCGTTGAAAGAAACCCGCTCGATGCTGCAGACCGAGCAAACCCGCAACGCCGGACTCAATCAGGCGCTGGCTGATTTCGAATTGCGCCTGCAGGACAAGGACGAGCAGATCCGCTCGCTGGAAGAAAAGCACCTGCACGCCCGCGATGCCCTTGAGCATTACCGCAACGCCAGCAAAGAGCAGCGCGAGCAGGAACAGGCCCGTCACGAAGGCCAGCTCCAGCAGTTGCAGATGGAGCTACGCCAGGCGCAACAAAGTGCGCTGGTACGTCAGGACGAAATCACTCAGTTGCACCGCGACAACGAACGCCTGCTCACGGAAAACCGTGGCACTCAGCGCGAGCTGAGCCTGCTGCAGGATCAGCTCAAGCACAGCAACCAGCGTCAGGATCAGTTGCTGGAGCAAGCGACTCGCGTCGACAGCGAACGCACCCTCCTCCAGGAACGCCTGCGCGTGGCCCTGCTGGAAAGTCAGACGCTGAAACAGGATGCCGACGAACAGCGGCAGCTCAATCAGTCACTGGAGAAAGAACTGACCAAGACTCAGGCCAGCCTCGAAGACAGCTTGCGTCTGGCGGCTACCGTTGCGGCAGCGCCAGACACAGCCAAAGCCAAAGCCAAGGACGCTTAAGCGCCGACCGGCGTTCGCATGGTGACGAATTCCTCGGCGGCCGTCGGGTGCACCCCGATCGTGTCGTCGAAGTCACGCTTGGTCGCACCAGCCTTCAGTGCAATTGCCAGACCCTGGACGATCTCCCCCGCGTCCGGGCCGACCATGTGGCAACCGAGGACTTTGTCGGTCTTGCCGTCGACCACCAGTTTCATCAGGGTTTTCTCCTGACATTCGGTCAGCGTCAGCTTCATCGGGCGGAAGCGACTCTCGTAAATCACCACCTCATGGCCCGCGTCCCGCGCCTCTTCTTCTGTCAGGCCGACAGTGCCGATGTTCGGCAGACTGAACACGGCGGTCGGGATCATCTTGTAATCCACCGGACGGTATTGCTCAGGCTTGAACAAGCGCCGCGCCACCGCCATGCCTTCGGCCAGTGCCACCGGCGTCAATTGCACCCGCCCGATCACATCGCCCAGCGCCAGAATCGACGGCTCGCTGGTCTGGTATTGCTCGTCGACCTTGATGAAACCTTTGTCAGTGAGCTGCACATCGGTGTTTTCCAGCCCCAGGTTGTCCAGCATCGGACGCCGGCCCGTGGCGTAGAACACGCAGTCGGCTTCCAGCACGCGGCCATCCTTGAGGGTCGCCTTGAGGCTGCCGTCTGGCTGTTTGTCGATGCGCGCGATGTCGGCGTTGAATTGCAGATCCATGCCGCGCTTGGTCAGTTCTTCCTGCAGATGCTTGCGCACCGAGCCATCGAAACCGCGCAGGAACAGATCACCGCGATACAGCAGCGTGGTGTTCGCGCCGAGGCCGTGGAAAATCCCGGCGAACTCGACCGCGATGTAACCACCACCGACTACCAGCACCCGCTTCGGCAGCTCTTTGAGGAAGAACGCCTGATTGGAACTGATCGCGTGTTCGTGCCCCGGAATTTCCGGGATCTGCGGCCAGCCACCGGTGGCAATCAGAATGTTTTTCGCGGTGAAGCGCTCACCGTTGACCTCGACCTCGTGCGGGCCGACGATCTTCGCGTGGGCTTCGTGCAGGGTCACGCCGCTGTTGACCAGCAGGTTGCGATAAATGCCGTTGAGGCGATTGATCTCGCGATCCTTGTTGGCGATCAGGGTCGCCCAGTCGAAATTCGCCTCACCCAGACTCCAGCCAAATCCGGACGACTGTTCGAAGTCTTCGGCAAAATGCGCGCCGTACACCAGCAGTTTCTTCGGCACGCAGCCGACGTTGACGCAGGTGCCGCCCAGATAACGGCTCTCGGCCACCGCCACTTTCGCACCGAAACCGGCGGCGAAGCGCGCCGCACGTACACCGCCGGAACCGGCACCAATCACATAAAGGTCAAAATCGTAGGCCATTGCTATCTCCTCGGCAGGCCAACAGCATACCCGCCGCCGTCCATTGGGCAAGCGCTGTGCGCAGCTTTTCGCGCGGACCGGTGATCTCGGGAAACATCTCCAAATAATAATATTTCTCGTTTGTTACTAAATCGCCGGGCTGCACCTCGTCTCTGAACCAACGGATTTTTTCCCTCGAAGACAAGGAGTCGGCTGCGATGTTCGCGCCCATTACCCGTTCCATGACCCTGACTGTCGGCTTGTTCAGCATGGCGTTGAGTCCCGATCTGCTGGCTGAAACCGACCCTGAAACGGCGCCACAGTCCGCCCTCCAGGCGCTGGAACTGGACGCCACCAGCGTCAGCGCTGAAGGCCTCGGCCTCAACACCGAAAACACCGAGTCCTACACCACTGGCGCGATGAGCACCGCGACGCGGCTGAACCTGTCGATCAAGGAAACCCCGCAATCGGTGTCCGTGGTCACGCGCCAGCAGATGGATGA harbors:
- a CDS encoding DNA-binding protein, with amino-acid sequence MARGGVNKAVVQIARTAILARGEHPSIDAVRIELGNTGSKTTIHRYLKELDDGSQPVETSAEPINDELTALVSRLAQRLKEQAQEPIEQAREQFEEQRETLESELKQVRQALEQLEQQHDIQGAALARESEALKETRSMLQTEQTRNAGLNQALADFELRLQDKDEQIRSLEEKHLHARDALEHYRNASKEQREQEQARHEGQLQQLQMELRQAQQSALVRQDEITQLHRDNERLLTENRGTQRELSLLQDQLKHSNQRQDQLLEQATRVDSERTLLQERLRVALLESQTLKQDADEQRQLNQSLEKELTKTQASLEDSLRLAATVAAAPDTAKAKAKDA
- the gorA gene encoding glutathione-disulfide reductase, yielding MAYDFDLYVIGAGSGGVRAARFAAGFGAKVAVAESRYLGGTCVNVGCVPKKLLVYGAHFAEDFEQSSGFGWSLGEANFDWATLIANKDREINRLNGIYRNLLVNSGVTLHEAHAKIVGPHEVEVNGERFTAKNILIATGGWPQIPEIPGHEHAISSNQAFFLKELPKRVLVVGGGYIAVEFAGIFHGLGANTTLLYRGDLFLRGFDGSVRKHLQEELTKRGMDLQFNADIARIDKQPDGSLKATLKDGRVLEADCVFYATGRRPMLDNLGLENTDVQLTDKGFIKVDEQYQTSEPSILALGDVIGRVQLTPVALAEGMAVARRLFKPEQYRPVDYKMIPTAVFSLPNIGTVGLTEEEARDAGHEVVIYESRFRPMKLTLTECQEKTLMKLVVDGKTDKVLGCHMVGPDAGEIVQGLAIALKAGATKRDFDDTIGVHPTAAEEFVTMRTPVGA
- the ahpC gene encoding alkyl hydroperoxide reductase subunit C, translating into MPIINSQVKPFKATAFKNGDFVQVSDADLKGKWSVVFFYPADFTFVCPTELEDLADNYAAFQKLGVEIYSVSTDTHFAHAAWHNTSPAIGKIEYTMIGDPTHVISRNFDVLIEEAGLADRGTFVINPEGQIKIVELNDGGVGRDASELLRKIKAAQYVAAHPGEVCPAKWKEGEATLAPSLDLVGKI
- the ahpF gene encoding alkyl hydroperoxide reductase subunit F, with the translated sequence MLDANLKAQLKSYLERVTQPIEIVASLDDGAKSREMLDLLKDVASLSSQITLIDSGTDARKPSFSINRPGAEISLRFAGIPMGHEFTSLVLALLQVGGHPSKASADVIEQIRSLKGEFSFETYFSLSCQNCPDVVQALNLMAVLNPNIRHVAIDGALFQDEVNDRKIMAVPSIYLNGENFGQGRMGLEEILAKLDTGAIERQAEKISAKEAFDVLVVGGGPAGASAAIYAARKGIRTGVAAERFGGQVLDTMAIENFISVQETEGPKLATALEEHVKQYDVDIMNLQRADKLIPGKNGELHEVHFASGATLKAKSVILATGARWREMNVPGEQEYRNKGVAYCPHCDGPLFKGKRVAVIGGGNSGVEAAIDLAGIVAHVTLLEFDVQLRADAVLQRKLHSLPNVTVITSAQTTEVTGNGEKVNGLRYKDRKTDELRSVELEGIFVQIGLLPNTDWLKGTLELSPRGEIIVDNRGETSIPGVFAAGDVTTVPYKQIVIAVGEGAKASLSAFDHLIRTSAPA
- a CDS encoding site-specific integrase codes for the protein MSEIDRYLQAATRDNTRRSYRSAIEHFEVKWGGFLPATADSVARYLVEHAGVLSINTLKLRLSALAQWHNSQGFADPTKAPVVRKVFKGIRALHPAQEKQAEPLQLHDLQQVVDWLEQEASSARQNQDRPQLLKACRDRALILLGFWRGFRSDELCRLQIEHVQAHAGSGITLYLPRSKGDRDNLGQTYQAPALLKLCPVQAYIDWITEAALVRGPVFRGVDRWGHLSDEGLHANSIIPLLRQALERAGIPAERYTSHSLRRGFATWAHQSGWDLKSLMSYVGWKDMKSAMRYVEASPFHGMARITDKPASS